A genomic region of Streptomyces rimosus contains the following coding sequences:
- a CDS encoding DUF6716 putative glycosyltransferase: MPTRNTSQPRIAVLADSDTRWKWGALTAYRIQSDIRLDGYLLRGRATPTVRQLDEVGARAETLREIRGADFLELMKDTARYDVVVLACVGGAVQAMLHGLAHAWRGAARRPVVVTGYVGVVYEKLADGLLLRHGADVVLANSRHDADRFRAVYEGVGADGGSVVECALPFLGGAPYEPVLGDRPYTVVFAAQPSVPDRRDDRTYLLRRAAEHARRHPDREVLVKLRSKPGEHTTHIEELPYQKLAARLPGGLPPNCRLAYGNMGEVLDRTDLLVTVSSTAALESLHRGIPTAVLTDLGIREVLGNHHFLGSGCLASWDELDAGHRPGPDPDWLARQGVAPGARYATAFDAARARVTALRATDLPPLTPYYTPRTAPGYLPGILARYGLDPDGAPLPGRTAETAEPGGLRRLARDTVRDAARGAYRHGVQRVAPAIRRWGQL, encoded by the coding sequence GTGCCCACTCGTAACACTTCCCAGCCGCGCATCGCGGTGCTCGCGGATTCGGATACCCGCTGGAAATGGGGCGCTTTGACAGCGTACCGCATTCAATCGGACATTCGTCTGGACGGATATCTGCTCCGCGGCCGTGCCACCCCCACGGTCCGCCAGCTCGACGAGGTCGGCGCCCGTGCGGAGACGCTGCGCGAGATCCGCGGCGCGGACTTCCTGGAGCTGATGAAGGACACCGCGCGGTACGACGTGGTCGTCCTCGCCTGCGTCGGCGGCGCCGTCCAGGCGATGCTGCACGGCCTGGCGCACGCCTGGCGCGGCGCCGCCCGGCGGCCCGTCGTCGTCACCGGCTACGTCGGCGTCGTCTACGAGAAGCTGGCCGACGGCCTGCTGCTGCGGCACGGCGCGGACGTGGTCCTCGCCAACTCCCGGCACGACGCGGACCGGTTCCGCGCGGTGTACGAGGGCGTCGGCGCCGACGGCGGCAGCGTCGTCGAATGCGCCCTGCCCTTCCTGGGCGGCGCCCCGTACGAGCCGGTCCTCGGCGACCGCCCGTACACGGTCGTCTTCGCCGCCCAGCCCTCGGTACCGGACCGCCGCGACGACCGTACGTACCTGCTGCGCCGCGCGGCCGAGCACGCCCGGCGGCACCCCGACCGCGAGGTGCTGGTCAAACTGCGCAGCAAGCCCGGCGAACACACCACGCACATCGAGGAACTCCCGTACCAGAAGCTGGCCGCCCGCCTCCCCGGCGGCCTGCCCCCCAACTGCCGCCTGGCGTACGGGAACATGGGCGAGGTCCTGGACCGCACCGACCTCCTGGTGACCGTCAGCTCGACCGCCGCCCTGGAGTCCCTGCACCGCGGCATCCCCACCGCCGTCCTCACCGACCTCGGCATCCGCGAAGTCCTCGGCAACCACCACTTCCTCGGCTCCGGCTGCCTCGCCTCCTGGGACGAACTGGACGCCGGACACCGCCCCGGACCCGACCCGGACTGGCTGGCCCGCCAGGGCGTGGCTCCCGGCGCCCGATACGCCACCGCCTTCGACGCCGCCCGCGCCCGCGTGACCGCTCTGCGCGCCACCGACCTGCCGCCCCTCACCCCGTACTACACACCCCGCACCGCCCCCGGATACCTCCCCGGCATCCTCGCCCGCTACGGCCTGGACCCCGACGGCGCGCCGCTGCCCGGCCGGACCGCCGAGACCGCCGAACCCGGCGGCCTGCGCCGGCTGGCCCGCGACACCGTGCGCGACGCCGCCCGCGGCGCCTACCGCCACGGCGTCCAGCGCGTCGCCCCCGCCATCCGCCGCTGGGGACAGCTGTGA
- a CDS encoding glycosyltransferase family 2 protein encodes MVKLSVVVPFYNVQTYAPDTLRSLAANAREDFEFLLVDDCSRDETPQILARAEGELPGARVLRHEQNGGLATARNTGLDAAAGEYVTFLDGDDWLAPRYYEQLLAVIEELDCDFVRTDHVQCTARTRSVHRVPYGRRNVALDPRELILPADRSTSVDYAFAWAGIYHRRLLDDGLLHFRHGLRTAEDRPWIWRLHREARSMAVTGLLGVFYRRGVASSLTQIGDVRQLDFIRAFDQVIEETARDRDAQRLLPKAVRTYCAIISHHLGSIERFEPPVARKLRALSAAALKRMPQDILKEALDSMDTQRASRLRRLRRRPVPAEVAA; translated from the coding sequence GTGGTTAAGCTCTCCGTCGTCGTGCCGTTCTACAACGTGCAGACATATGCGCCCGACACCCTGCGAAGCCTGGCGGCGAACGCCCGCGAGGACTTCGAATTCCTGCTCGTGGACGACTGCTCGCGGGACGAGACACCGCAGATCCTGGCGCGCGCCGAGGGCGAGCTGCCGGGGGCGCGGGTGCTGCGGCACGAGCAGAACGGCGGTCTGGCCACCGCCCGCAACACCGGCCTGGACGCGGCCGCCGGCGAGTATGTGACCTTCCTGGACGGTGACGACTGGCTGGCCCCCAGGTACTACGAACAACTCCTGGCCGTCATCGAGGAGTTGGACTGCGACTTCGTCCGCACGGACCATGTCCAGTGCACCGCGCGGACCCGTTCGGTGCACCGCGTCCCGTACGGCCGCCGCAACGTCGCGCTGGACCCGCGCGAGCTGATCCTGCCCGCCGACCGCTCCACCTCCGTCGACTACGCCTTCGCCTGGGCCGGCATCTACCACCGCCGGCTGCTGGACGACGGCCTGCTGCATTTCCGGCACGGCCTGCGTACGGCGGAGGACCGGCCGTGGATCTGGCGGCTGCACCGCGAGGCGCGGTCGATGGCGGTGACCGGACTGCTCGGCGTCTTCTACCGGCGCGGGGTGGCGTCCTCGCTCACGCAGATCGGTGACGTACGGCAGCTCGATTTCATCCGGGCATTTGATCAGGTGATCGAGGAAACGGCGCGGGACCGGGACGCGCAGCGATTGCTGCCGAAAGCCGTACGTACATATTGCGCCATCATTTCCCACCATCTCGGCTCGATCGAACGATTCGAGCCGCCGGTGGCCCGAAAATTGCGCGCCTTGAGCGCGGCGGCGCTGAAAAGAATGCCGCAGGACATACTGAAGGAAGCACTGGATTCGATGGACACGCAGCGCGCCTCCCGTCTGCGACGGCTGCGCCGCCGTCCGGTTCCGGCGGAGGTGGCCGCCTGA
- a CDS encoding alpha-2,8-polysialyltransferase family protein produces MAPRTDAPARPRTQIFLASTLYGAATLAAALDTGAFAPAGRRLLLVSNNAATPETATPVDRMPGFERLRGRFDRVLSWNETISPFHPGGWSPRQDDVPLWERHLRLLWDLGEDEIELIVESIQVSPALALAQLFPGAPVDVYADGLMSYGPTRSKLDPLVGTRVRRLLHLDLVPGLKPLLLTEFGVGSETVPTEAFRAVLADLAADFDDPALRAVPEGAALLLGQYLSALNILTPEEEEELHARMLRGAVRRGHRRVVFKPHPSAPARWSRALEREAEKLGAELTVLDTPVLAEVLYQRKRPALVVGCFSTALLTASAFYDLPTARVGTDLLLERLTPYQNSNRVPVTLVDALVPDLADEPGAKPAPTHLNGLVGAVGYAMQNQIYPELRPVAERYLAAHLNERTWRYFKRRRLTALALPGAIPAQLSFIPRNAAVRRVARRARAMQRRLKKRAAFG; encoded by the coding sequence ATGGCCCCCCGTACCGACGCACCGGCGCGGCCGCGTACGCAGATCTTCCTGGCGTCCACCCTGTACGGTGCCGCCACGCTGGCCGCCGCGCTCGACACGGGCGCCTTCGCCCCAGCCGGCCGCCGGCTGCTGCTGGTCAGCAACAACGCCGCGACCCCGGAGACCGCGACGCCGGTGGACCGGATGCCCGGCTTCGAGCGGCTGCGCGGCCGCTTCGACCGGGTGCTGTCGTGGAACGAGACGATCAGCCCGTTCCACCCCGGCGGCTGGTCCCCGCGCCAGGACGACGTGCCGCTGTGGGAGCGCCATCTGCGGCTGCTGTGGGACCTGGGCGAGGACGAGATCGAGCTGATCGTGGAGTCCATCCAGGTCAGCCCGGCGCTCGCGCTGGCCCAGCTCTTCCCGGGCGCGCCGGTCGACGTGTACGCGGACGGCCTGATGAGCTACGGGCCGACCCGCAGCAAGCTGGACCCGCTGGTCGGCACCCGGGTCCGCCGCCTGCTGCACCTGGACCTCGTGCCGGGCCTGAAGCCGCTGCTGCTCACGGAGTTCGGGGTGGGCTCGGAGACCGTGCCGACCGAGGCGTTCCGCGCGGTGCTCGCCGATCTGGCCGCGGACTTCGACGACCCGGCGCTGCGCGCCGTACCGGAGGGCGCGGCGCTGCTCCTCGGCCAGTACCTTTCCGCGCTGAACATCCTCACCCCCGAGGAAGAGGAGGAGCTGCACGCCCGCATGCTGCGCGGCGCGGTACGGCGCGGGCACCGCCGGGTGGTGTTCAAGCCGCACCCGTCCGCGCCGGCCCGCTGGTCCCGCGCGCTGGAGCGGGAGGCGGAGAAGCTCGGCGCCGAGCTGACCGTGCTGGACACGCCGGTCCTCGCCGAAGTGCTCTACCAGCGCAAGCGGCCCGCGCTCGTGGTCGGCTGCTTCTCGACCGCGCTGCTCACGGCGTCCGCGTTCTACGACCTGCCGACCGCCCGCGTGGGCACGGACCTGCTGCTGGAGCGCCTGACCCCGTACCAGAACAGCAATCGTGTGCCGGTCACCCTGGTCGACGCGCTGGTGCCCGACCTGGCGGACGAGCCGGGCGCCAAGCCGGCACCGACCCACCTCAACGGGCTGGTCGGCGCGGTGGGTTACGCGATGCAGAACCAGATCTACCCGGAGCTGCGCCCGGTCGCCGAGCGCTATCTCGCCGCCCATCTGAACGAGCGCACCTGGCGCTACTTCAAGCGCCGCCGGCTGACCGCGCTCGCCCTGCCCGGCGCGATCCCCGCCCAGCTGTCGTTCATCCCGCGCAACGCGGCCGTCCGCAGGGTCGCGCGGCGCGCGCGGGCGATGCAGCGGCGCCTGAAGAAGCGGGCCGCGTTCGGATGA